The window AGAAACAGCGGAGTTTTTAGGCATAGGAGTATCGACACTTTACAGATACAAGAAATCAAGCGACTTCCCAAAACCTATCATCTACACAAATCAAACTATCCGCTTTAAACGTGATGACCTCGAAGCCTTTATGTATAAAAAGCAAGGCGGAGCGACACCAGAGCAAGGGGGCGAAAGATGAAGCCCCTAAAACCAAAATATGACGAT is drawn from Campylobacter concisus and contains these coding sequences:
- a CDS encoding flagellar biosynthesis protein FlhA, translating into MQNKALLNSKETAEFLGIGVSTLYRYKKSSDFPKPIIYTNQTIRFKRDDLEAFMYKKQGGATPEQGGER